TGACGAAGACGTGCTGCGGGAGCACGGCGAACGCGTGAAGGAGCTGCGCGACTTCGTGCAGAACTATCCCGCGCAGCGGGTCGAATCCGTCACGGGCATCGATGCCGAGAGGATTCGCGAGCTGGCAGGTGAATTCTCGCGGGCGAAAGCGGCTTCGGTTCACATGTCGACGGGCGTTAACATGGGTCGCAACGGAACTCTGGCGTACTGGTTGCTTCATATGTTGAGCTTCGTGACCGGAAATCTCGATCGAAGCGGTGGCAATATCCTCTCGGTCGGTTTCTACCGGAGCGCCAAAGCAGGACGACGAGAGTTCGAACAGGGCTTCGTCGATACGGAGTTCGGGCGTCTGCGTCGCGGTGCATTGCCCGGCAATCTCCTGTCCCACTACATACTCGACGTCGAGGAACCGGTCCGGGCCTTGCTCGTCGTATCCGGGAACCCGCTGCTCTCGATCGCCGGCGAAGAACGCCTGCGCGAGGCCTTTGCCGAACTCGAACTCCTGGTCGTCGTAGACCTGTACCGAAATGCCACGGCCGAGGTGGCCGACTATCTACTGCCGAGCACCGATATGTTCGAGCGCGCCGATATCAATATCGCCGGACTCGGGTTGCAGTCCGAGCCTTTCATTCAGTTTACCGATGCGGTCGTCGAGCCGAAGGCCGAGCGACGCGAGGAGTGGTGGATCTTCGCCCGCCTGTGCCAGGAGATGGGACTGAAGTCCGCACTCGATCGCGGTCCCACTCCCGATCTCTGGGGTCGCATCGATCACATGTTGCACGACCGCGGCTTGACGCTCGATCAGGTGCGCGAGCAACCACACGGTGTCGTGTTGCCCCCGCTGACTCCCGGAGACTTCTATCGGGAGTATCTGCAGACCGGGACTGGTCGGGTCGACTGCTGCCCTCCAGGTTTCACAGAGGCTCTCGACCGAGTGGAGCTGCAGTTCATCGCATCCCAGTCGAAAGGCAAACAGGACCTCGAACTGATCACCCGGCGCGATGCCTATATGCACAACACCTGGTACCAGAACATCGAAGCCATGAAGCGCGGCGATCGCGATCGCAACTATCTCTTCATGCACTCCCGGGATATGGCTACGCGCGGGCTGGAGGACGGCCAGAAGGTGCGCGTGTTCAACGAGCACGGAGCGCTCGAGATCGAGATCTCCTGCGACGACGACCTGATGCCCGGTGTCGTGGCCATTGTTCACGGTTGGGGAAACGCGCGAACTCCGGGTCTGCGGGTCGCGCAGCGAACCCCCGGCGTAAACGCAAACGTCCTGTTGCCGATCGGCCCGGACAGTTTCGAGCCACTGTCGAGCCAGTCCTTCATGACCGGAGTTCCAGTCGAAGTCGCCGCGCTCTAGAAAGAGTACTTGGCGCTGAGGAAGAGCCGGTCCTTGTGAGGAATCTGGTCCATGGGCGGGAACTCGCCTTCCTCGTACATCAGGATGCCGCCGGTGACACTCAGTGCGTCGCGTACGTCGTAGGTGAGTTGCGCGCGAAGGATCGCGCCGTCCTGCGCATGCGCACCGAAGCTCAGGAAGATCGCGGTGAAGTGCAGGCTCTGGTTCCAGAAGTCGGCGCTGTAGCGCAGTGAAGCTTCCACGCGGTTTCGACGCGTCTGGTTGAGGGCGTTCTCGAGCACACTGTCGAAACGAGTGGTACGCCGGTTAACGATCTCAATCGCCACCGAGCCTTCGTCAAAACCCGAATACTCCATGCCGATCATCGCGTCGAGTCGGCCACGTTCCTTGGGAGAAGGCTCGAAGAAGTCGAGACCGTCGAAGAAGGCGACCTCTGTCTTCCAGAGAACATTGCCCATGACCTTCTGTCCCGAGATGCCGTACATGGAAATTCGACTGTGTTCGAGTCCGCTGGGCAGGAAACCCGGACCCACGCCGTGTGGGCGGTCGTCGTAGAAGCGGGCCCAGTGCAAACTCATGTCCCAGCCGCTGAAGATTCCCGTCAGGGCCAGGGCCCATTCGGTGTCCTGACCACCATTGCCCGGAGTTCTTTCGGGGATGGAGAAGAACGATGATGCAGGCAGGAACTCGCTGCCGGGCGCTGAGCCCGTGTCGAAACGCGTTTCGTGCACGGCCACGCCGGTCAACTGCCAGGCGCCGAAGAAGTAGTCGAGTCGGGTCATCGTCACCGGCAGGCGAAGATCCTCGATGTCGACCAGTCCAGGCTCGCGTCGATCGACCGGGTTCAACACGTCGATTACGCGCAGATTGTCCGAGCGTCCCCAGTTCACGATCTGCCGGCCGAACTTGA
The nucleotide sequence above comes from bacterium. Encoded proteins:
- a CDS encoding DUF1302 domain-containing protein; the encoded protein is MLFARFILALVLIGGPALHSTDVFAQDVDDILGGFDDEESGDDAEPDKGIDDPTDEPTERFWDLTGAINLASSYAYNADHPAPGQPDYRGLTRLQAELSLQLDLDLPGGWQSRIAGRGYRDYFYAVEGRSDFSNEVLDAHERENEFQEIWLRGALSENLDLKFGRQIVNWGRSDNLRVIDVLNPVDRREPGLVDIEDLRLPVTMTRLDYFFGAWQLTGVAVHETRFDTGSAPGSEFLPASSFFSIPERTPGNGGQDTEWALALTGIFSGWDMSLHWARFYDDRPHGVGPGFLPSGLEHSRISMYGISGQKVMGNVLWKTEVAFFDGLDFFEPSPKERGRLDAMIGMEYSGFDEGSVAIEIVNRRTTRFDSVLENALNQTRRNRVEASLRYSADFWNQSLHFTAIFLSFGAHAQDGAILRAQLTYDVRDALSVTGGILMYEEGEFPPMDQIPHKDRLFLSAKYSF
- a CDS encoding molybdopterin-dependent oxidoreductase, whose protein sequence is MSRREVRTFCRVCEPSCGLIGVVQDGALQALRPDREHPVTRGFACNKGIAGIDIHRDPDRLDVPMRVRKAGDFEEVSWDTALSEIAAKLRDLSERHGPQSIASYVGNPSAFNTLARPAISSFFAQLGVRRSFGSGTQDCANKFAGSEAVFGSSTIHPIPDIEHTDVLLVFGENPRVSHASFISIPDPMKVLKRAAGRGAKIHFINPRQIESAGEGVGDVVQIRPDTDVYLLAALLCEIDRIGGFDEDVLREHGERVKELRDFVQNYPAQRVESVTGIDAERIRELAGEFSRAKAASVHMSTGVNMGRNGTLAYWLLHMLSFVTGNLDRSGGNILSVGFYRSAKAGRREFEQGFVDTEFGRLRRGALPGNLLSHYILDVEEPVRALLVVSGNPLLSIAGEERLREAFAELELLVVVDLYRNATAEVADYLLPSTDMFERADINIAGLGLQSEPFIQFTDAVVEPKAERREEWWIFARLCQEMGLKSALDRGPTPDLWGRIDHMLHDRGLTLDQVREQPHGVVLPPLTPGDFYREYLQTGTGRVDCCPPGFTEALDRVELQFIASQSKGKQDLELITRRDAYMHNTWYQNIEAMKRGDRDRNYLFMHSRDMATRGLEDGQKVRVFNEHGALEIEISCDDDLMPGVVAIVHGWGNARTPGLRVAQRTPGVNANVLLPIGPDSFEPLSSQSFMTGVPVEVAAL